The sequence below is a genomic window from Halostella salina.
TATCGGCCATCGGCAACACCCCCGTCCGCGAAGACCTCGCCAGTCCCCTGCGCGGCAGCGTGCTGATCGTCGAGGCTGTCGACGTACTCGACATCGACGGCGTCGATGAACTCGGCCTTGCGGAGCGTGCAGAGGTGCGCGCAGGGGCCGTCGTGGTACTCGAAGCCCTTGCAGTCGCACCGGCCGACGTAGCGGCCTTCCTCGTAGGCCAGGGCAACGAGGTGCGCGTCGCCACCCTTCAGCATGACCCGGTAGGCGAAGCGAGAGGCGCGCTCGATGAGCGCCTCGGAGGGGTCGGCACGCTCCCAGCTCTCGGTCCGGCGGTCGCGTTCGGCACGGAAGTCGAGTCCGTCCGTCGAGACATCCGTCAGCGACGGGTTCGGCGTGTCCTGTGCCTCGCTCATGGGCCAGCGTTCACCTCCGCTGCTTGGTGGGGGCCGTTCTCACAGACGCGCCGCGGGATACCGGCGGGGGTCGTCTCGGTTTTCATCCGGCCGCCACAGTGGGGGCAGAACCTCACGCCGGAACACCTCCGCTGTACTGCGGTTGCCCATGCCCGAGGAATGCAGTTGCCCGCCCGGCGAGTCCATCCGATTCTCGCCGCCGTGATGAGTGGTCGATCAACTGCAGTGCTTTCTCCAGACCGAGCGATTAATTTCACTCCCGCGCTCGCACTGCCAGGTCCCCCAGTTCGTCGGCCACCTCCCCCACCGCATCGGACGACAGCGCCCCGCGTTCGGTGATCACGGCGTCCACGAGGTCCGGCGGCGTCACGTCGAACGTCGGGTTGCGGACGTCGACCGGCGCGTCGCCGTCGTACACCGCGGTGCGGTCGCCCGACTCCAGGGGCACCTCGTCGTCAGTCGCCACCTTGTCGCTCGCGGCGACGGCGTACAGCGGCACGCCCTCCCGGGCCGCGGCGAGCGCGACGGCACGGGTCCCGACCTTGTTCACGACGCGTCCGTCGGGCAGCACGGTGTCCGCGCCGACCAGCACGGCGTCCACGTCGGCACTCGCGAGCACGTGTGCGGCCGCAGCGTCGGTGTGGAGCGTCACGCTCGTCGTCTCGGCCAGCGCCGCCGCCACGCCGACGCCCTCGTTTCCGGGGCGGGACTCGGCGACGAACAGTTCGGCGGGCGGCCCCTCGCGGAGCGCCGCGAGGACGGTGCCCGAGCGCGAGAGCGTGAGGACGCGCTCGCCGTCGATGCGGTCGGCGGCGGCGCTCGCGGCCGCGTCGTCGGCCCGCCGCGCCCGGTCGATCCCGCCGTCCGCGCTCGCCTCGACGCCGGCCGGCGTCCCATCGCCCTCGGCGACGGCACGGTTGACGCGGTTGTGCAGCGCCGCCATGCTCGGGCGGGCGCGGCGGAGGCGAGCAGCCAGATCCCGCAGTTCCGCGTCGTCGGCCCCGCCTTCCGCGTCGACCACCGCGGCGCGGTCCCGGAGGACCTCCAGCGCCCGCACGGAGAGGTACGCCGAGCCATGCTCGTCGTCGGCCGCGACCGAGCGCACCGTCGGCGCGACGGTCTCGTAGGCGCGCCACGCGCCCGCCACGGCGTCGCGACGGAGCAGTTCCGTCGGCGTCGTCCACACCGTCTCTCCTGGGTCGCCGGGGAGCGCCGCGAGTTCGACCGTGTCCCCGTCGCAGTCGAACAGGAACGGCCTGATTTCGCCGCCGTCGGCGTCGACGGCGCGGCCGCTCCGAACGAGGGTCGCGTCGTCGACGACGCGCTCCGCGAGGTCCGCGGCCGCCGTCTCGGGGTCGTCGCCGGCCGGTGCGCGGGGCACGTCCCACTCGCCGGCGTCGTCCGGCGTCCCGTCGTCCCGTCGACACAGCAGTACGTCGCCGCCGTTCCGGAGGAGGACCGCAACGTCGTCGGTCATACGCCGGCGTACTCGCGCCACCGGGAACTTCTTTCGGGGTTCGGCCCGAAGTGCGGGTATGCCCGAGATAGCCGTCGTCAGCGACACGCACGTGCCGACGCGGGCTGACGCGATTCCCGAGTGGGTCCGCGACCGGATAGCCGCGGCCGACCACGTCGTCCACGCGGGCGATTTCGACGCCGCCGAGGCGCACGACGAGGTGGCGGAGCTAGCCGACGACCTCACCGCCGTCTCCGGGAACATGGACCCCGTGACGCTCGACCTGCCAGCGGTGGCGACCCTGGAGGCGGGCGGCGCGACGTTCGTCGTCGTCCACGGCACCGGCGCGGTGCGGAACTACCGCGAGCGCGTCGCCGGCATCGTCGCCGACGAAGCGGAGAGTGCGGGGGCCGGGCCGCCGGTCGTCGGGATCGCCGGCCACACCCACCAGCTGCTCGACGAGGCGGTCGAGGCGAACGGCCGGACGGTCCGCCTGCTCAACCCCGGGAGCGCGACCGGCGCGGACCCCGCGACGGAGGCGACGATGCTGACCGTCGACGTGTCCGACGGCGACGTGGCCGTGACCGTTCGCCGCGAGTGACGGCCGGGTACGCCGGGCACGCATCGCCCCGGACTCTCCGCCGTCGCCGACACCGGGGGTACCTGCCAGCATCCGCGCGCTTTTTACCGCGACGGGCCGACGCTCCGCCATGGAACTGTTCGCTGTCCCGGGGTTGCCGGAGGTCCGCGAGGGCGACGACATCGCCGCCCTGGTCGAGGAGCGGGCTGACCTCCGGGACGACGACGTGGTCCTCGTCGCCAGCACGGTCGTCTCGAAGGCCGAGGGCCGGACCGCCGACCTCTCGGACTTCCCGCCCGGCGAGCGCGCCGAGGCGGTCGCCGAGCGCATCGAAGCGGTCACGGGCGACGAGAAGGACCCCCGGTTCGCGCAGGCCGTGCTGGAGGAGAGCGAGGCGCTGCTGATGGACGAGCCCTTTCTGCTGTCGAAGACGCGGTTCGGCCACGTCGGCGTCAACGCGGGCATCGACCGCTCGAACGTGCCCGACGCCGACCTGCTGCTCCTCCCCGAAGACCCGACGGCGAGCGCCGAGCGGATCCGGGCGAACCTCTCGGCCGACGCCGCCGTCGTCGTCACGGACACCAGCGGGCGGCCGTTCCGGCACGGCCAGCGCGGCGTGGCGCTCGGCTACGCCGGGATGCCCGCCAGCCGAGACTGGCGCGGCGAGACCGACCGCGACGGCCACGAACTCGAAGTGACCGTCGAGAGCGTCGTCGACGAACTGTCGGCCGCGGCCAACCTCGTCACCGGCGAGGGCGACGGCGGGACGCCCGTCGCGGTCGCCCGTGGCTGGGAGTTCGGCGACCACGGCGGGAGCGACGAGCTGTTCCGGAACCGGGAGAGCGACTTCGTCAGACAGGCGCTGGAGGAGTGGGAGTACGAGCCATGAACGGGATCGAACTCACGCCCGAACACGACCTGAATCGC
It includes:
- a CDS encoding initiation factor 2B produces the protein MTDDVAVLLRNGGDVLLCRRDDGTPDDAGEWDVPRAPAGDDPETAAADLAERVVDDATLVRSGRAVDADGGEIRPFLFDCDGDTVELAALPGDPGETVWTTPTELLRRDAVAGAWRAYETVAPTVRSVAADDEHGSAYLSVRALEVLRDRAAVVDAEGGADDAELRDLAARLRRARPSMAALHNRVNRAVAEGDGTPAGVEASADGGIDRARRADDAAASAAADRIDGERVLTLSRSGTVLAALREGPPAELFVAESRPGNEGVGVAAALAETTSVTLHTDAAAAHVLASADVDAVLVGADTVLPDGRVVNKVGTRAVALAAAREGVPLYAVAASDKVATDDEVPLESGDRTAVYDGDAPVDVRNPTFDVTPPDLVDAVITERGALSSDAVGEVADELGDLAVRARE
- a CDS encoding metallophosphoesterase family protein — translated: MPEIAVVSDTHVPTRADAIPEWVRDRIAAADHVVHAGDFDAAEAHDEVAELADDLTAVSGNMDPVTLDLPAVATLEAGGATFVVVHGTGAVRNYRERVAGIVADEAESAGAGPPVVGIAGHTHQLLDEAVEANGRTVRLLNPGSATGADPATEATMLTVDVSDGDVAVTVRRE
- a CDS encoding coenzyme F420-0:L-glutamate ligase, with product MELFAVPGLPEVREGDDIAALVEERADLRDDDVVLVASTVVSKAEGRTADLSDFPPGERAEAVAERIEAVTGDEKDPRFAQAVLEESEALLMDEPFLLSKTRFGHVGVNAGIDRSNVPDADLLLLPEDPTASAERIRANLSADAAVVVTDTSGRPFRHGQRGVALGYAGMPASRDWRGETDRDGHELEVTVESVVDELSAAANLVTGEGDGGTPVAVARGWEFGDHGGSDELFRNRESDFVRQALEEWEYEP